One part of the Phragmites australis chromosome 3, lpPhrAust1.1, whole genome shotgun sequence genome encodes these proteins:
- the LOC133910854 gene encoding uncharacterized protein LOC133910854: MPPAARGARPVTLRDFLELGCESSSDGFRSYPRCLPCDDAAGVLQAPVRFVIEADLRRSPSWSPSSFFLPKSPGALARISSLSRSFSRRIREGFWRRREDDDEAYFDERDSCGFPSPLVSSCSASDSESEYAEWEPDVVTEEKLASAPAPECEKASSSSSSADHHCTDAPEAARDCPKEALDGDSAAGRNLEMEEKQQLSPVSVLDFPFDDDEGSDAGTCSPSFQHCPPDHQGAKAQLLHKIRRYEGLAEAVDLQARFTTSDAGESADARSWCSHLQSNSCTDNATATTASSSRHDDEDHRSAEQSEEQEPDEYRLLERLLVEDTAASAAADEISESLLLDFFAEGIDRHRSVAGTVKPLDDRKVAALVGAAGEWLRGAGPQWGIGDVIFSGEAALADMERWMCLDEDERDVSAAVSGLVMGGLVDELVTELAPWWCGHSWWS; the protein is encoded by the exons ATGCCGCCAGCGGCGAGAGGCGCGCGGCCAGTGACGCTGCGGGACTTCCTGGAGCTCGGGTGCGAGTCCAGCAGCGACGGGTTCCGCTCCTACCCGCGCTGCCTCCCCTGCGACGATGCCGCCGGCGTGCTGCAGGCGCCCGTGCGCTTCGTCATCGAGGCCGACCTCCGACGGAGCCCCTCGTGGTCTCCGTCCTCGTTCTTCCTCCCCAAGAGCCCCGGCGCGCTCGCCAGGATCTCCAGCCTCTCCAGGAGTTTCTCGCGGCGGATCAGGGAAGGTTTCTGGAGGCGccgggaggacgacgacgaggctTACTTCGACGAGCGGGACTCGTGTGGGTTTCCGTCGCCGTTGGTGAGCAGCTGCTCCGCGTCCGATTCTGAGTCGGAGTACGCCGAGTGGGAGCCGGACGTTGTGACCGAGGAGAAGTTGGCATCCGCGCCGGCGCCCGAGTGCGAGAaagcgtcgtcgtcgtcgagctCGGCGGACCACCATTGCACGGACGCGCCCGAAGCCGCAAGAGACTGCCCGAAG GAGGCGCTAGATGGCGATTCCGCGGCGGGGCGCAACTTGGAGATGGAGGAGAAGCAACAGCTGAGCCCCGTGTCCGTTCTGGATTTCCCCTTCGATGACGACGAAGGAAGCGATGCCGGCACGTGCTCGCCTTCCTTCCAGCACTGCCCACCGGATCACCAGG GGGCGAAGGCGCAGCTGCTGCACAAGATCCGACGGTACGAAGGCCTGGCGGAGGCAGTGGATCTCCAGGCACGGTTCACCACCTCGGACGCCGGAGAATCCGCCGACGCGCGCAGCTGGTGCTCGCATCTCCAAAGCAACTCGTGCACTGACAATGCAACAGCAACGACGGCGTCGTCGTCACGCCACGACGACGAGGATCACCGAAGCGCCGAGCAATCAGAAGAGCAAGAACCTGATGAATACCGGCTGCTTGAGCGACTGCTCGTCGAGGACACGGCGGCTTCGGCTGCCGCAGACGAGATCTCCGAATCGCTCCTCCTCGACTTCTTTGCGGAGGGCATCGATCGTCATCGTTCGGTGGCTGGAACGGTGAAGCCGTTGGACGATCGCAAGGTAGCGGCGCTGGTGGGAGCGGCCGGTGAGTGGCTGCGAGGCGCGGGCCCCCAATGGGGCATCGGGGACGTGATCTTCTCCGGGGAGGCAGCGCTGGCTGACATGGAGCGGTGGATGTGCCTTGACGAGGACGAGCGGGACGTCAGCGCCGCGGTGTCGGGGCTCGTGATGGGCGGGCTGGTGGACGAGCTGGTGACGGAGCTGGCGCCCTGGTGGTGCGGCCACAGTTGGTGGAGCTAA